The following proteins are encoded in a genomic region of Nicotiana sylvestris chromosome 4, ASM39365v2, whole genome shotgun sequence:
- the LOC104249274 gene encoding F-box/FBD/LRR-repeat protein At1g13570, with the protein MDTDSGRDLISDLPQSIIETILIKLPLLDAVRTSVLSRKWRYKWATITELVFNDTCLIPCQDKAIISCNLVNFITRCLFLHDGPIHKFELNTSYSPTSPDLDQWLLFLSRKDIKELIIDIGEDDWFRAPSCLFFCPKLTHLVLVRCELNPPPNFKGFLSLKHLSLQQVIIPPHDIEGLISSCPLLESLTLSYFDSLELTIRAPNLKYLNLEGEFKDIRLENTPHLIGISVAMYMTDDIAEHFEQSSGCNFDKFLGCVPRLERLIGHIYFTKYLSIGNEQGSFPVMYQNLKFIELYQVSFEDMKELLVVLRLIVSSPNLEELQISSSSITTTTDIYDLDFWEKDWPADCTFGKLKIVQMSDFSGLPHEIAFIKFLLGHSPVLEQMIVAPTIYVTDKVVKMLIDLLTFRRASPLATVKFVQEPL; encoded by the exons ATGGACACTGATTCGGGTAGAGATTTAATAAGTGATTTGCCTCAAAGTATCATAGAAACCATCCTCATTAAACTTCCATTACTAGATGCTGTAAGGACAAGCGTATTATCAAGGAAATGGAGATACAAGTGGGCAACCATTACGGAGCTTGTTTTTAATGACACATGTCTGATTCCTTGCCAGGACAAAGCAATTATCAGTTGCAATCTTGTAAATTTCATTACTCGTTGTCTGTTTCTTCATGACGGACCAATTCACAAATTTGAATTGAATACTTCCTACTCACCAACTTCTCCTGATTTAGATCAATGGCTACTTTTCCTTTCGCGTAAAGATATTAAAGAGTTGATTATTGATATAGGAGAAGATGACTGGTTTAGAGCACCTTCTTGTCTGTTCTTTTGTCCGAAGTTGACTCATTTGGTGCTTGTTCGATGTGAATTAAACCCTCCTCCAAATTTCAAAGGCTTCTTGTCTTTGAAGCACCTTAGCCTGCAGCAAGTTATCATTCCTCCACATGATATTGAAGGTCTGATCTCGAGTTGCCCTCTTCTTGAGAGCTTGACTTTGTCATATTTTGACAGTTTGGAGCTTACTATTCGAGCACCAAATCTCAAATATTTGAATTTGGAAGGTGAATTTAAGGATATACGCCTTGAGAACACCCCACATTTGATCGGCATTTCAGTTGCTATGTATATGACTGATGATATAGCTGAGCACTTTGAACAAAGCTCAGGTTGCAATTTTGACAAGTTTCTTGGTTGTGTTCCTCGCCTTGAGAGGCTTATTGGCCATATTTACTTCACTAAA TATTTGAGTATAGGTAATGAGCAAGGAAGCTTTCCCGTTATGTATCAAAATCTGAAGTTCATTGAACTGTACCAAGTTAGTTTTGAAGACATGAAAGAGTTACTTGTTGTGCTTCGCTTGATTGTGAGCTCCCCTAATCTAGAAGAGCTTCAGATATCA AGTTCCTCAATCACAACTACAACTgatatttatgatctggactttTGGGAGAAAGACTGGCCTGCTGACTGCACTTTCGGTAAACTGAAGATTGTCCAGATGTCTGATTTCTCTGGTCTGCCGCATGAAATAGCATTTATCAAATTCTTACTTGGACATTCGCCTGTGCTTGAACAAATGATTGTTGCTCCTACTATATATGTCACGGATAAAGTGGTGAAAATGTTGATTGATTTGTTAACTTTTCGACGGGCTTCTCCTTTAGCTACAGTCAAATTTGTTCAAGAGCCATTATAG